One window from the genome of Metabacillus flavus encodes:
- a CDS encoding S41 family peptidase yields MNKNVKLLLIIILTAVISSGLTLTLAKPETIVQEKEVQQNPDFAKLVDTYEKLEQKYYQKTDKEKMVDGAINGMVESLGDPYSAYMNAEDSKSFNETISSSFEGIGAELQEIDGQVMIVSPIKGSPAEKAGLKPKDKIIKVNGKSVKGKTVNDTVALIRGEKGTPVKLGIERGGSQQLEFSITRDEIPIETVYTNVTDDNIGRIQVTTFSEKTAADFSKAVKNLEEKEVKGIVIDLRQNPGGLMDEAIKMSEMFIPEGKNILQVENKDGSREAYRSENKDPVTIPSAVVVDEGTASAGEIMAAALNESADIPLFGEKTFGKGTIQTAEQYKDGSSIKFTIAKWLTPGGTWVHKKGIEPGEKVSLPSYAKLPYLDPSKPLKPGDASKEVKTAQAFLNALGYRTEENGLFDPKMKEAVMNYQKDHDLKQTGIIEKDTAISMLTSLQELVKKNDTQMNKAIEALKK; encoded by the coding sequence TTGAACAAAAATGTAAAGCTGTTATTAATTATTATTTTAACAGCCGTTATAAGCTCAGGGTTGACTCTGACTCTTGCCAAACCAGAGACAATCGTTCAAGAAAAAGAAGTGCAGCAAAATCCGGATTTTGCAAAATTAGTGGATACATATGAAAAATTGGAACAAAAATATTATCAGAAAACAGATAAGGAAAAAATGGTTGACGGAGCAATCAACGGAATGGTGGAATCTCTCGGTGATCCTTACAGCGCTTATATGAATGCGGAAGATTCGAAGAGTTTTAATGAAACTATTTCATCTTCCTTTGAAGGAATCGGAGCAGAACTTCAGGAAATTGATGGACAAGTCATGATTGTTTCCCCAATCAAAGGGTCTCCTGCTGAAAAAGCAGGATTAAAGCCGAAAGATAAGATTATCAAAGTTAACGGAAAAAGTGTAAAGGGAAAGACCGTAAATGATACGGTCGCCTTAATCAGAGGAGAAAAGGGAACGCCCGTTAAACTCGGAATCGAACGCGGCGGCTCACAGCAGCTTGAGTTTTCCATTACAAGAGATGAGATCCCGATTGAAACTGTTTATACAAATGTTACCGATGACAATATAGGCCGCATACAAGTGACCACTTTTTCAGAAAAAACAGCTGCTGACTTCAGCAAAGCTGTAAAGAATCTTGAAGAAAAAGAAGTAAAAGGGATTGTAATCGACCTCCGTCAAAACCCAGGCGGTTTGATGGACGAGGCTATCAAGATGAGCGAGATGTTTATCCCGGAAGGAAAAAACATTCTGCAGGTTGAAAATAAAGACGGCTCCAGAGAAGCTTACCGCTCAGAAAATAAAGATCCCGTTACCATTCCTTCTGCCGTAGTAGTGGATGAAGGAACGGCAAGCGCCGGTGAAATTATGGCAGCTGCCCTTAATGAATCAGCCGATATACCGCTTTTCGGTGAAAAAACATTTGGAAAAGGGACGATACAGACGGCAGAACAATACAAGGATGGGTCATCCATTAAATTTACCATTGCAAAATGGCTCACACCGGGAGGGACATGGGTTCATAAAAAAGGAATTGAACCAGGAGAAAAGGTTTCTCTTCCCTCTTATGCAAAACTGCCTTATTTAGACCCTTCCAAGCCGTTGAAACCAGGCGATGCATCCAAAGAAGTGAAAACCGCACAAGCCTTCTTAAACGCTCTTGGATATAGAACAGAAGAAAACGGATTGTTTGATCCTAAGATGAAAGAAGCCGTTATGAACTATCAAAAAGATCATGATCTTAAACAAACCGGAATCATTGAAAAGGATACGGCCATATCCATGCTGACTTCTTTGCAGGAGCTGGTTAAGAAAAATGATACGCAAATGAACAAAGCAATCGAGGCTTTAAAGAAATAA
- a CDS encoding class I SAM-dependent methyltransferase, whose protein sequence is MPDYLNMISSLGIAGAHPGGLQLTKQFLTEINLPFPCRILDAGCGTGQTLSYLAGLGYEAAGMDADQRMVRKAKNRLSDDSVSIVHGSLELMPFESGTFDAVFCESVLSFTNLKSSLNECHRILTDGGVLAAVEVTLEQPADPVSFKEITGFYGFQALQTEDEWIKQFEISGFKNIRSMTGKDFSFDEEDPDHDVDMDDKIEPATFEVLSRHQEMLQKYVHCLGYRVFLANK, encoded by the coding sequence TTGCCGGACTATTTAAATATGATTTCGTCACTGGGCATCGCCGGAGCTCATCCAGGCGGCCTGCAGCTTACCAAACAGTTTCTTACTGAAATAAACCTTCCCTTTCCCTGCCGTATTTTGGACGCCGGGTGCGGAACGGGGCAGACTCTCTCCTACCTAGCCGGATTAGGATATGAGGCTGCAGGGATGGATGCTGATCAGCGAATGGTCCGAAAAGCCAAAAACAGACTGTCAGACGATTCCGTTTCTATCGTTCATGGCAGTCTTGAACTGATGCCCTTTGAGAGCGGCACGTTCGATGCAGTGTTTTGCGAATCCGTTTTATCCTTTACAAATTTGAAGTCTTCATTAAATGAATGCCATCGTATCTTAACAGACGGAGGCGTTCTGGCTGCCGTGGAAGTCACGCTTGAACAGCCCGCCGATCCAGTCTCTTTTAAAGAAATAACCGGCTTTTATGGATTTCAAGCTCTTCAAACGGAGGATGAGTGGATAAAGCAGTTTGAAATTAGCGGATTTAAAAACATCCGGAGCATGACAGGAAAAGATTTCTCATTTGATGAAGAAGATCCTGATCATGATGTGGATATGGATGATAAAATAGAACCTGCCACATTTGAGGTACTCAGCAGACATCAGGAGATGCTGCAAAAATACGTTCACTGCCTGGGTTACCGGGTGTTTTTAGCAAATAAATAA